The following coding sequences are from one Vicugna pacos chromosome 19, VicPac4, whole genome shotgun sequence window:
- the R3HDML gene encoding peptidase inhibitor R3HDML gives MSLLPGTVGLAGLFFWAGQTMNTLMPNATLALAQTKGATVQPLSGLGVPRYRRKRHISARDMNALLDYHNHIRASVHPPAANMEFMVWDEQLARSAEAWATQCIWSHGPPQLMRYVGQNLSIHSGRYRSVVDLVKSWSEEKRNYSFPAPRDCTPHCPWRCSGPVCSHYTQMVWASSNRLGCAIHTCSSIKVWGSTWHQAVYLVCNYAIKGNWIGEAPYKMGRPCSACPPSYQGSCNRNMCFSGLKFNRLPRV, from the exons ATGTCCCTGTTGCCTGGCACCGTGGGCTTGGCAGGCCTGTTCTTCTGGGCAGGCCAGACAATGAACACCTTGATGCCCAATGCCACCCTGGCACTGGCCCAGACCAAGGGCGCAACTGTGCAGCCCCTGAGTGGCCTGGGGGTGCCCAGGTACCGGCGGAAGCGCCACATCTCGGCCCGGGACATGAATGCCTTACTGGATTATCACAACCACATCCGGGCCAGCGTGCACCCACCTGCTGCCAACATGGAGTTTATG GTCTGGGATGAGCAGCTGGCCAGGTCTGCTGAGGCCTGGGCCACCCAGTGCATTTGGTCCCACGGGCCCCCACAGCTGATGAGATACGTGGGCCAGAACCTCTCCATCCATTCTGGCCG GTACCGCTCGGTGGTGGATCTCGTGAAGTCTTGGTCTGAGGAGAAGCGAAATTACTCGTTTCCGGCCCCGAGGGACTGCACCCCGCACTGCCCCTGGCGCTGCAGTGGCCCCGTCTGCTCCCACTATACCCAG ATGGTGTGGGCATCCTCCAATCGGCTGGGCTGTGCCATCCACACCTGTAGCAGCATCAAGGTCTGGGGCAGCACCTGGCACCAGGCTGTGTACCTGGTCTGCAACTACGCCATCAA GGGTAACTGGATCGGCGAGGCACCGTACAAGATGGGGAGGCCGTGTTCCGCCTGCCCTCCCAGCTACCAAGGCAGCTGCAACAGGAACATGTGCTTCTCTGGGCTCAAGTTCAACCGGCTCCCACGGGTCTGA